Part of the Thermococcus sp. 18S1 genome, CCCCTGAGAACCTCCATGCTGAGCTTGTACTGCTTCTTGAACTCGTCCATGGCCTGCTTGAGGTCCCTCGCGACGGTGTGCATATCGGGCATCGTGAAGGCCCTGAGCCTTCTCAAACCGCTAAGCTCACCGCTCTTCTCGCGCCTGAAGGAGTAGCGGGTGAGCTCGTACATCCTGAGCGGCAGGTTGCGGTAGCTTATGGTGGCGTCCTTCTTGATGAGGAACTGACCGAAGCAGGCCGCGAAGCGGAGGAAGAACTTCTTGTCGCCGCTCTTGACGACGTACTGCCTCGCCGGGAAGCGGTTGAGGTACTTCTCGAGCGCCGGGTGCTCGAAGTCGTACATAATCGGGGTCTCGACCTCCATGGCGCCGTACTCTATAACCTTCTCGGTGACGTACTGCTCGAGGAGACCCTTGATGAGCCTTCCCTTCGGGTAATACCTGAGGTTTCCGCCGTCGCTTCCCGGCTCGTAGTCAACCAGCTCGTGCTCGAGCATGAGCCTGACGTGCGGCGGCTCCCTGTCGGCTATCCTGTTCTTGCTTATCTCGTAGTTGGCGAACTTCCTGAGGTTCTCGTGGCCGGTGAAGTCGAACTTCTCGACCTCGATAAGCTCACCCTCAGGCGTGAGCACGTACCAGTAGCTCTTCAGCTCCTCCTCCTTTTCGAGGGCGATGTTGCGCTCCTCCTTTGAAACCGCCTCGCCGCTCGGGACTATCGTCCTGCTGAGCTCTGCCAGCGGGTGGCCCTTGCAGCTCAGCCTGAACGCCTTGTAGTAGCCGAAGGGCGCGCGCTTGACCTCGAAGCCCGCCTCTTTCAGCTTCTCTTCTATTTTCTGGAGAACCTTCAGCGCCACGTCGGGCTTCGCCAGCTCGCTGCTCAGGTGGGCGAAGGGATAAACGAATATCCTGTCAGCCTTTACCTGTGAAGCAACGTCCTTAATCTCAATAACGGCCTTCTCGACGACCTCGTCGGGGTTGGTCTCGTCGGCCTTCTCAACGCTCATGAAAACCGCCAGAACCTCCTCGAGCCTTCCCTTCCTCTGCTCTTCACTTATCGGCTCCGGGTTCTTAAGGGCCTTGTCTTTGACCTCGTACTCGAGGTAGTCCGAGTGTATCAGAAGCATTCTCATCTTTAACCACCACCATAGCCTTAATGGGAATTGCATTTCTCTTTTTAAAGCCTCGCCCTTTGGGGCGAGTATGGGGAACTGGTAGACTCAGTGAACAGAAAAGCAAAACTATTTTTAAAGCTTAAACCTCATACCATCTCCTGAAATGAAGCGCTCAGTTACAGTAAAACTCCAGCCCTCAAAGGGGCAGGAAACAACTCTTTTTGAGTTAGCCAGCGTTGGGGCCAAAATTTGGAACCACGTAAACTACTTGAGACGCCAACAGTTCTTCCAAGAACAAATCGTGGACTTCAACAAGACTGAGAAAATCGTTTATGAGGAATACAAAAAGGAAATCGGCTCTGCAACCGTCCAGCAAATAGCGAGGAAGAATGCGGAAGCTTGGAGAAGCTTCTTCTCACTCCTTCGGAAAAAACGGAACAAAGAACTTCCCAACTGGTTTAAGCCAAGACCACCAAACTACCTGAAAGAAGACGGAAAGAGGAAACCATTAATCGTCCTGAGAAACGACCAATACAAAATTGAAGGGAATAAGCTTATTCTAAAAGGCCTTGGCAAGTTTGGAAAACTCGAAATCCAGTTCAAGGGAAGAATACACCTGAAGGGCAAACAGGGGAGATTAGAAATCACTTATGACGAGGTAAAGCGAAAATGGTATGCCCACATCAGTTTTACCGTTGAGGAAAAACTTGAAGGCGAGGAATGGGTCGCACTCCCAAGACAACCTAAAGGAAACCTTTCAGCGGGAATTAAGAGTATTGATTTTTATTGGAGAAAGGGAATGGCAGATTATCAGTCAAAACTCAACAAGTCGGGAGCTAAAACGAGTAGGAAACTCAAGAGAATGCATGAAAAGGCTAAGCTCCAGGCGAAGCACTACATTAACACGGCGGTAAGGCAAACCGTTAGAAAGCTTTATGAGTTAGGGGTTTCAAGAATTGTCGTTGGTTATCCTAAGGGAATAGCTCGGAACTCGGATAAGGGTAAAAAGCAGAATTTCCTTCTCTCTCACATTTGGCGGTTTAATTACGTTATCAAACGCCTGACTGAAGTTGCTGAAGAATATTGTATCCAGGTTGAGCTTGTTGATGAGGCTTACACCTCGAAAATCTGCCCCGTTTGCGGGAGGCCTCACGAGGGGGCTCGCTTTGTTCGAGGATTATTTAAGTGTCCCGAGACGGGGTTCGTTTTTAACGCTGATTTAGTTGGGGCTTTCAATATTTTGAAAAAGAAGGTTAAAACCATAACCCCAAACTTGGGCGGTTTATACGCCCAGGGGAGGGGTAACTGGCCGAAGGCCCGGCCAGGGGGGTTCGAAAGAACCACTTTAACGGGTTCCCTGATGAAAACCCCTCAAACCTTTCCGCCTGTGGGGTAGGGTTGTATGCCCCACAGCGGGGAGGGGGCCAGTAAAACTTTTCCCCTCGCCCTTATAAATCCTCCCGCATGGCAAAGGCTTAAAAAATCCGGACTTCAACTTTCATGGAGGTGGAAGAATGGACGAGAAGAATGGCGCAAAAAACGGTGATATAGTTCTTCCCGGTGACTACCTCGGCGTCATCGAGGAGTACTTCCCAGGAGAAGGCGTTAAAGAAGAGAACGGCGAGCTCTACGCTGTGAGGGCGGGAAAGGTTGTAATCGACCAAGACAGGATGGAAATCAGCGTTGAACCCGTCACCGACACCCCGCCCCTGCCGCAGGTGGGTGATGTGGTCATAGCAAACGTCATAGAGGTCAAGCCGCAGGCGGCGATAGTCCAGCTCATTAAAATCGAAGGGAGAGATGATGACAGGGAGATAGCTACCTCGAAGCTCGCCGGAATCCATATATCCAAGGTCAGGGATGGCTACGTTGAGGGCATGTCCACGGAGTTCAAGGTCGGCGACATAGTGAGGGCCAGGGTCGTGGCCACGGAGAAGAGCCCAATACAGCTTTCCACTAAAGGACCGGACCTCGGTGTGGTCTATGCCCTCTGCTCCCGCTGCAGGACTCCCCTGGTGAGGCGCGGCGACAAACTCATCTGTCCGCGCTGCGGAAGCGTCGAGACAAGAAAGCTCTCCACCCTTTACAGGAAGATGAGGGTGTGAACATGGCGAGGGCCAAGAAGGTAATAACCATCCACGTCCGCGACGACAGGGAGAAGGAGGAGTTCATGCGGGAGCTTCAGCGCCTCCGCCTTCCGGCGTTCATATACGTCCACGGCAAGCTGAACGATCTGAAGATAAACGTCCAGGGGACGAAAGAGGACATCCGCGAGGCCATCCACAGGATAAGGGAGATACACAGCCGCGTTAGGGCCAAGCTCTACCCAGACAAGCGCGGTCTCTACCGGTACACCATAGACGACATCTTTAGGGATGCAGGGGCCAGTGTCTCAACCCCTATCCTCGTAAAGACCCTCCAGCTCCTGGGTGAAACCGTTGAAGTGCGGGAGGGGGAGCTGGTAACGTCCATGCCCTGGGAGGAGCTGGTCTCCCTGACCGGAACCCTTGGTGGATATCTGTCAGACATTGCCCTCCAGACAACGCGGCAGATAAGGGAGGTTGTCCTGCCCGCAGCCGTTGCCTACGACCTTGACCCTGAAGAAGTCATAGACCTCCTGGTGGAACTCGGTCTGGCGGAGTGGAAGGAGGATAAGTTTAAATACGAACTGGTGAAGAACAAGGAGCAGGCGCTGGAGATGCTGATTAACCACTTGAAGGGTGAGGAAAATGAAGATTGAGGTCATCAAGCGTGAGGAAAACGTCCTTGAGTTCTACCTTGAGGGGGAGGATCACACCTTCGCCAACCTGCTCAACGAGGTGCTCCACGAGAACAAGCACGTGACCTTCGCGGGCTACACCATCGAGCACCCGGTTCTCATGGCCAGGAAGCCGAAGTTCCGCGTCGTTACCGACGGCAAGGTTACCCCCGAGAAGGCCCTTGAGGAGGCCGCACAGAAGGTGTTCGACAGGGCCAGGGCGGTTCTGGATGCTTGGAAGGCCGCTATAGGCGAGTGACCTTCCCTTTCTCCTTTGATGTGTTCCACGCGGCTATTTCCGAAACCCTTAAATTTGGAACTCTTCTAACTTCCAGTTGAAATGGGTACATTTCGAGGGGTGGAATCTTGAGACACCCTGAGCGAGCCCTTGCCCTCATCCTACTGGTCGGTCTCACAGTCCGGCTTGCCCTTGCGCCCTATTCGGCGGGAAGCGACCTTGCCCAGTTCTACGGTTTTGCCGGGACTATGCTCGAAAAGAAGGCCTGTTTCTACGCATACGCCGATTGGATCGGTTACTCCGGCAAGGGCTGGCCGTACCCATGGCCCTACGTTTACGGGCCCGTCCTGGCGTATCTCCTTGCAGTGATCAGGTTGCTGGTGGGCGGTTCGGTCGAGGCATTCTGGAGCGGCGGCGTTTATCACGTCTACGTGGACCCCACCTGGGCATTCTCCGTTAAGCTGGTGTTCATAGCTGCCGATACGGCGGTCGCTCTTCTCATCTACGCCCTCCTCAGGGAGAGGGGAACGTGGGAGAGCGTCGTTGGAAGCGCCCTCTACTACCTAAACCCCATGGTGATCCACGTTTCTGCTGTTTACGGCATGTTCGACGCCGTTCCCCTGGCCGTTTTCCTCCTCGGACTTCATCTGCGGAACAGGGAAAACATCTCGCCCGCTTTCCAAGGCCTTTCCCTGGCGATCAAACACACCCTCCTGTTCCCCGCCGTTGTTTCCCTATGGGAATACCTCCTGGAAGGAGTTAGGAGTCTCAAAAAAGCCGCACTTCTCTTTGCGGGGGCCGTCGTGCCGTTTCTTCCCATGCTGCTCCTCTGTCCGTCGAGCCTGCGCACGCTTCCCCAGCTGATGCGGGGAATGGACGTTGGGTATCCCCTTCCGTTATCGTACAGCATGAACGGATTCGTCAGCCTGCTCACGTACTTTCACGAGGCTCACGGAGTTGAGACGCTGATTTTTATCGAGCACTGGTACGTCCCGGCTGTTCTCCTTCTCTTCCTCACCCTTGTGAGGCATTCCTTTGAAAGAAACCTGGTAGTTTCCGCCTCGCTTGCCTACGCCGCCTTTACCGCTTCCTACTGGCGCGTTAATCCCCAGTACCTCCTTCCCCTGGTCGCGTTTTTGGTCCTCGTCGCCTTCAACACCCAGGAAAAGATTCGGCTGATCTCACTCTTCACCGCCTTTTACATCGGAATATGGCCTATTCTCCAGCCGAGCGAGTTCTGGTTTCACGTCCACCTGCGGAACCCCAACTGGGCCGTCGTCAGGTTTGTGGGCCACTTCACGATTGGGATTGGAGGAGATGCTCCATACGTCGCCTATTCCCTGGTTCTGAGTATACTGCTGTACGCCCTCCTCCTGGGGACCACCCTGCCGTACCTCAAAAACCTTAAAGCCTGGTTCTCGGAGAGGGTTTGGGTGAGAGCTTGAGGTACGAGAGAAACTTCACGGACAAGGGGCTTTCAAAGTTCGGAGATTCACTGGTCAACTTTGTCTTCTCTCTCGCCTTGAGCGAGTATCTGGACAGACCCACCGGTGAGAGGGTTCCGAACGCGTCGCTCACTATAGCCCTTGAGCTGGCCGGGCTGAGGCACGTTATTCCGCCGAGGACCGACAAGCACGGTAAGGGCGACATAGCGGAGGCAATCTTCGCCTACGCGTGGCTCGAGGGCAAGATAACTGTGGAGGAAGCCGTCGAGATTCTGAGGGAGAACTTCACCGAGGATGTTACGCACTTCTCAAGAAGAAAGGAAGCGATAGGGAGGGCCTTCGCGGAGGTTTTCAAGGTAATAGGGAAGAGGTTGGAGCTGTAGGTATTCACCCTGTGCTGAATTTTCATTTGAATTCGGGGCAATATCCCGCTTTATTCGAGGCTTTTGATTCCTGAGGTTTTTGGAGCCTTCTTGTGCATCTCTCTGAGGAGGCTGAGCGAGCACCAGAAGTATGAGAGGGCGATTGCGAGGTAAATACCTGCACTAATAGAAACCCCTGTCTTGAAAAATACAACGTACGCTGGGAGAAGTATATACACTGTTGCCAGAATGCTTACTAGCATGTAGTCATGTCTGAAGACTTTCTCCGCCTTGTGTGAGTCCCCTTTAATAGCACCCGTCACGTATAATGCCCCCAACGTGATGAGGACGAAGAGAATTGTCCCAATGACATAGTACCTGACCATCATTTGGAAGGAGAACAGGAATAATAAGTAGTACGTCGGTAGTATGATCACCCAAGTGTATATTTTTGCGGCTCCCTCCCAGAAGTTGGTTCTGCGAATAATGTCCCTGTTGCTGACTAACACTGCCAGCGAAAGCAAGAGGACTGGGGAGATGACAATTAAAAGAAAGGAAGAGAAGCCCTCAAGACTAACGGCCATTTAGACCACCTAACGTCTAACTGCGTCCTGTTTGACTGTTTCCTGGCTCTTATATCCATTAACCCGTTCTTTCTTCAGGATTTTCTCGCTCTTTTCTGTACTTCAGTCTCTTCTCCAACTCTTCTGGGGTCAGGTACTCGATCTCGGTTGAGTTCCCGATGATGTATGGCTCCTTGAACCGCAATAAGGGGCGTTTAATATTCCCCTTGAAATCAAGGAAGTAAATGATAAGAATACTCAAAAATGCTGGGATTAAACCATCAACTATGTTTCTCCAGAAAACACTCTCAATGAGGAACACGGAAAAGAAAATTAAGAGATAAACCCTTATCCTAATTGGAATCACCTCCACAAATGTTGTTTAAGTATGTTGTACACTTCCACTATTACACTTGTTACTGCCCCAACCTCCGCAGCACTAATGCCAGCACTGATGCTTACTTCTGCTAATGCTGTTGCGGCTCCAGCAGTGGCTCCAGATGCTAGGGGAACTACATAATATTCTATGAATTTTTTCTCATAATAGTTTCCGTAAGTCAGTGTTACTGTTGTTTCTGTTGAATCTAAAAGCTGATTGTCCTTGTAGATCTCAATGCTGAAGGTATGTGGAGTGGGGAGCCATTTAAAACTCTGACATTTTGAAACTCTACGCCCACAGTTTTCTTTTGTTACAATTTCTGAATCCAAGAAATTGAGAAAACTGTTATGATTGAATTCGTTCTGAGCTAAATCGTTGTTTATGTTGACTCCAATGCGGAACTCCTTCTTTCCCATGTTTAGCGTGGGATTGGTATTGCCCAGGGTTCTACTTAGATCAACTAACTCTCCGTCCATTCTGATCCTGGCAGTAACGTCAATTTTGTTACTTAAAGGATTTTTCACAATCACTGAACACCATAGCTCCCCTGGGATACTGACTTCTTTAGGACATTCAACGGATACTATTTCAACACGGCTGGTATTGGAATCGGTGATAATATCAATCCCCCCACTTCTCGATGCCTCCAGTTTTCCGTCCTCCCAGACTTCAATCCTCCACTCGTGCTCTCCAGCCTGGGCAGTCTGGTGATAACTACTTTGGAGTCCCCCCTACAAATTATGACCTTTGTCCCCCTTTCTGTTCTGTAGTCTTCTCTCCAGCTCTTCAGGGGTCAGGTATTCAATCCCGGTGGAGTCGCCAATGATGTAGGGCTCCTTTTGGGTCATTCTTTTTTCTGGCTCACCATAAACGCAAGCACAAGGATTAAGAAGCCTATAAAATCCCAAATACTAATCTCCTCTTGGACAATTACCGCAGAAATATAAAATATAAAGATAAGAATCCAGTATCTAGCCTTCATTGCAGATCACCCTCCCACCAACCAATCCAATACCTTCTTAAGGAACTCTTTTCCTAGTTCCTTCAAACCTGTTTCTGCCCCAGCCTTTACAGCTGCATATTCCACTGTTAGATATAGCTCGAGAACGTCAGCACTCGTCTTGCCAATCTCGAAATAATAAATCATTGTTTTCTTCTCCACGTATCCATCGTATTTAACTGTGATGAATTCTTTCTCGCTTTGTGTTAGTGCTTCTGTCGTTGGTATAAAGTTCATTGCCTTGTAAATTTTTAGGCTGATCGTGTGGTTCTTGGGCAGGTGGTAGATTCTTGTTGAGTTGTAGCTATCTGCGTTTCCTATTTATATCATCTAGCGGTGCTAGAAGGTAGAATACCACAATAAAACCTGCAAATATTAAAAAACTATGTGAAGGACACCGAGTATTGCTAATAATGGGGCTCCCTTGAATGAGTCAGTAACAAAAAAATACCAACCATACAAACAGGTATGCAATAAAAAGAAGGGCAAGAAGGTCTCTTGGGATTCTCTGCATCTTATCACCCCCCAATTATCAAATTGTTATCTCCTGGGTCGTTTGGAGGTATGGGGTCAAAGAGTCCGACTTTTAGTTCATAAAGCCAGAGTCCAACAAGAGTTGCAGGAATACCAGCCAATGCACCCTTTCCTGCTGCTATAAAGATTCCCGCCGCTGTTATCTCTTCAGTAGTTAGGCAGTATCCCGCGGCCCCAACTATGGCACTTGCAGTTTCACTAATCGCAAATTCTGTTGGTACTTGAGGTCCAGTTAAGTCTCTGGGATTCATCTCTATCACATACGTTACTGGCCCGACTAGTTGGTTTAGATAGGTTTTGATTGCTATTGGCGTTCCGAGGTTTATGTCGCTTAAGTCCACCGGCACTCTTTCCTGAAGTTCATCGTTAATTGGTATTGTGAAGGTGAAGGTTCCTGAAGAGCCGGGGTTTAGAGCTAAGCTTCTTGGATCTGGAACCACTAAATTGTCGCCTTCAGTACTGTCGTATATCTTGCCCCCGGCGAAGTAAACGTCCGTTATCCAGACGTTTACGGGAGCGCTGTCTAAATCTTTTCTCATTTTACTAAGTCCTCCGCAGGATAGTTTGTTTTACAAATGTTTGAATATTTCTGCATTTCGCTTCTCACAGACCTCATGCCCTCGTACTTGAGGAAGAGGTAGAGGTCTAAAAAGATAAACGAAAAGGAAAGGATGAAAGAGTACAACCCCGCACATGGTGTTCAACTCCCTTCTTTACTCTCGGAGCTTTCCTCCAGTGTTGTTGTCTTCTCGAATCGGCCGCAGTTCCGCGTACTTGATGAATAAGTAGCCGTCCACGAATATTAATAAAACAAAAAACAAGAAAGGACCCCAATCACATCCCAACGCCATCCGAATCAACCTCTACAAATTATCCAGGGGTACCATCAGCAGATACTACTCTGACATGGTATCACCCATCAAAATGGTTTTGGATGCCTGTTTTTGTCCCTTGCATTTTGCTTCAGTTTTCGTCTCGTGTTTTCCAGAAGTAGCAGTGTGACTGCTGCAAATATCATGTTCACTATGAACAGCTGTAGGGTTCTGAACGTGCTTAGTGCCAGCAAAGGCATTGCGATTTCGAAAACCCTGTACAGGGGTCCTTTCCATTTTAGGCTCTGGCCGAATCTGGCAAAACCTCTGTAGATGACGTATGCGGCTCCAACCCCCACCAGAAGGATGCCCGGTTGCTCCGGCGGGTAATACGCCACCATTGCAAACACTGAGATTGTTAGGCTTAGGATTGGAGCTGTTGCCAGCAGGATTTTCTTCCTCTGAGAATCACCGGCCATATACTTGGTGGCTATCAGTATGGCTGCTAAAAATATTGTAAAAAACCAGAGGATTTCAAGCACCAGTACCCCCCAGTCCCCACTGTTCATACGTTCAGCCCCCAATAATATTATTGTTAGGCGTTTCTCGATCCTCAAGCAATGTGTGGTAGTGTAATATCCATGCCAGTTCTTTACCTCCTTTAACCGTTACTGTTTCAAGATGGGGGAAGTGTAGTGATCCAGTCTTGTCATTTCTCATCTTCCCTTATCAACTTGTCATCTCCGATAGTTTTTCCGACCGGTTGTCTTAGGTTAATTCATCACATTTTAAACTCTCCCAATCCACAGCAAAGCGTAACCAGAGTGTTCCAATCAGTGTGATGGGTAGTATAAAAACCCAGAATCGTGGCTTTGAGATACTTCTTTCAAATACTGCAAACGGCAAGGCGAAGAAAATCCAAATCCCAAAAAGTTGCCGTGCTAGCCCGTGTTTTCCAGAAAGAAATTCGTGAAGAATATCCGCTCCCAGCCGCGCATACGGTTCTTTGTATGCCCTGCATTTCAATCTATCGAGGGTGACATACACAAAAATTACTAAGAGTATGCCAGAACAAGTAAGAACTGCAGACTTAAAGGCTTCGCTGTATCCATACTCGATTCCTTCCCAGATAAAAAGAAAAATTAAAGGAATGAAACCCCAATAAATCGAACGCTCCTTCATATAAATTCCTCCTTCATGTGTGTTCCAGTATCCACGGTTTGATCCATCCGTTCCACAAAAATGCCGCTGGGTCAAAACTTAACTTCGAACTGAAACGTATGCCAGATATTCTCATTGATCCAAGCTGAAAGCTAATTGCTGTATTTGGGTCTATAATTGTTGCCGTCCCGCTGAGTATGTAGTCCGCCGCAACGGTCTTACTGTCCATTTTTACCTTCACCTCGTATCTAATGTTGCCAGTGAAGTGGGACCATGTATTTTGAGATTCGAGTTTGTACCCTAAAGTGTATGTTATGTCCACCGTGCTCGGATCATTGTTCTTAATCACCACTTCCGTAGCATCGGCGACACTAATTGGAACCCAACTGCTGATCTCTAGTGGGAGCTTGAATGTCACTCTTTTAACCTCTTGGGGAGCCAAAGTAAACTCTAACGGATTCATCGTCCAAGTTCCAGAAATGGTGTCATTTAGTGCTCCAGTTATTGAGTACTCGCTCACAGCAATGTCCCTTATATCTACCGGCTCTGGGTATGGGTTTTTTAAATCTACCCAGCAGGATAGCACTGCGCGATAGGCATGATCTCTGAAATCAAATACTGGATTCTCACATTCAACCTTTGTCTGTATGAGTGAGCTATCATTTACATAAACTTTGGCAGTTGCTATTACCTTTCCACTTATTTTCAGGTATAAGACAGTATTCTGTGTGACTGGTTTTGGTTTAGACCACTCACTCAGTGTTTTACCAGCGTAGATTTTTAGTACCCCGTTTGTGATCTCATAGCCTCTCATGCTATCCCCGTAATCTGTGTCGTTCTCCGGCCACCACTTTGCTCCTGAATCATCGACCAGCTCAATGTTGAAAGGTCCATGCGCACAGTTCGGGTCCAAATTAGTGACGGTAATATGGACACTTACGCTGTCTCCTGCCTCAACCCACTTGGGATAAACCTCCAAGCCGCCCTCCAACGGAACACCACTCAAACAAGCTGAAGTTGGAGGATCAGACACTGTTATTCCACCGCTCCTCGATGCCTCCAGTTTTCCGTCCTCCCAGACTTCAATCCTCCAGTCGTGCTCTCCAGCCTGGGCAGTCCACGTTAGAGTGACCACTCCAGTACCCCCACTGCCTATTGTGGTGGTTTTACTTGATTTCTCGACACCGTCAATGAAAAGCTTTACCGTTAAGGCTCTAGACCTGGAAACTGGGTTTTTCACGCTCACGTCAAAGCTCACGCTGTCCCCGTGCTTTGGATTTGATGGTGAAACATCAACATCAGTTATTGTCAGAGTCCCAGAAGTCACCGTAACGCTCTTCTCGGCGCTCTTCGAGTGCCCATTCCATGATATTGACGCCGTGACCGTGTATGTACCGGAGTCTTCATAAGTTATGGTTTTGGTGAGAATTATCTTAGTTGCGTTCGCATCAATGTCAATAGTCTTTGAGTAGGATATGGATTTAGTAATGGAATACGGGATCGTGATGGAGTACTTTAAACCTGTTATGCGATGGTTGTTACTATTTCTAACAGTAATTTTGTATGTCACGTTTTCTCCCTCTGTAATACTAGTTCTTGAGGCTTCTATTTTAATATCCACCTTGCTCCAGTCTATTGGCGATGTCAGGTCAATTGTCTCTGAGTATTCTTTTGTTATCGTCCTCTCCTCACAACTGGGGGAAGTCGCGAGTGTTTCTTTATTTTCTGATAGGGGTACTGCTCCACAGGTAGGGGTATACGTGACCTCAACTTTCCCACTTACTACGATTTCCCCGTCCATTGTATGGGATAATGTAAACCCTCCACTCTCCCAGGTATAACTCTCTCCTGCATTCAGGAATGAAATACTACCTGAGTCTGAGTCACCGGTTGTATAGTCCTTGATGCTAATCTTAATATTGCTAACTGCATTATCCTCTGCATTGAGAGATACCTTAATATGGTACTTAATCTCGCCTGGAACGTTCTTGTCAACAACAACTGCAACATCGGTTATTGTAAGCTTGCCCGGATCATTTTGAGTATCTACCGCCTCTCTAAGTACGCTGTAACCTACTTTTTCTGTAGTTAACATCGCAGAATCCAAATTGGTCTTATCTGTCGAAATAGCAGTGATCTTTTCGAGAGGTTCTGGATTTATCGGGTCGATCGGGGTTATCGGGTCACTTGGAGGCAATTTCTTGTAGTCTGGGTTGGTTATGACCTCACGGGATACAACGGTGACCTTCAGAGCGTCCTTAAGCTCCGCTACCTTCTGGTTGAGCATCTTCGGGAGTTTGGGGTTGCTGTTGCCCTGCTTCATGGCATTCGCAAGCACCAGTATGTCGGAAGTTAGTTTGTACGCCTCCAGTGCGCCCGGCCAGTAATACGTCGTGACGTTTATCCCGAATCCATTGTGGTCAAAATATCCCTGCTCAATTCTGAATGCAATCGATCCGTCATGGACCCAAAGGACTCCCCTCAGGTTTCCTGTCGTGATTGTTATCTCCTCACCATCGAAAAATGCCAGTTTCACCTGTTTTGGACTGCTCGAAGAGTAAGTTATAAGCTCATACATCGGCGCTCTCAGTGAAACGATGGAGTCCTCCATTCCCTTGTAGTCACCTTCAACGTATGAGCGATAGAACTCGACCCACTCTCTTAGCAGCAGTGGGTGTATTAAAGTCTCATCGTTACTCCCGAGGATTCTGGTGGGCTGGGCCCATTTCCATTTTTTGAGTGTCCATGTCTCGTACTCGTTGTATTTGAACGCCACGTCGATGAAGGCCATGGAGAAGTTTTCGAGGAAAGCCGTCATGTTGAAGTCCTCGTTAATCTCACCAGCGTTCTTGGCAATGTAATCTTCCAATGCTTGAATCTGCTCGTCACTCCAGCCTTGCGCTTTTAAAGCTTCTACAGTCTCTTGGGGGAGGCCATTCTGGCTGATGTTTTGAGCCATTTCCCTTAATTCTTCCGCAGTGTAGTACGTCTTCACGCCAGAAGTCTTCAGTTCCTCCAGAGCCTGCCAGATTAAGGCTGAAATGTTGGCGGCATTCTCTGCACCAAGACGGGAATTCTGGATTAACTCTCTGGCGAGGGTGGTGTTTCCAGTAGTGTTGAATTGAACCA contains:
- a CDS encoding threonine--tRNA ligase; its protein translation is MRMLLIHSDYLEYEVKDKALKNPEPISEEQRKGRLEEVLAVFMSVEKADETNPDEVVEKAVIEIKDVASQVKADRIFVYPFAHLSSELAKPDVALKVLQKIEEKLKEAGFEVKRAPFGYYKAFRLSCKGHPLAELSRTIVPSGEAVSKEERNIALEKEEELKSYWYVLTPEGELIEVEKFDFTGHENLRKFANYEISKNRIADREPPHVRLMLEHELVDYEPGSDGGNLRYYPKGRLIKGLLEQYVTEKVIEYGAMEVETPIMYDFEHPALEKYLNRFPARQYVVKSGDKKFFLRFAACFGQFLIKKDATISYRNLPLRMYELTRYSFRREKSGELSGLRRLRAFTMPDMHTVARDLKQAMDEFKKQYKLSMEVLRGVGLTPDDYEVAIRFTEDFWKENRDFVVELAKIIGKPVLIEMWKQRFFYFILKFEFNFVDNLDKAAALSTVQIDVENAERFGITYYNEEGKEEHPLILHCSPSGAIERVMYAILEKQAKLQAKGTKPAFPLWLSPIQVRVVPVSEEVMDYALYVAGKLEGARIRVDVDDTGDRLNKKIRKAEKEWIPYVIVVGRNEKEQGTVTVRRRSDGRQVEMQLEDLIKEIRSQIEGFPYRPRPLPLLLSRRPKFRG
- a CDS encoding RNA-guided endonuclease TnpB family protein: MKRSVTVKLQPSKGQETTLFELASVGAKIWNHVNYLRRQQFFQEQIVDFNKTEKIVYEEYKKEIGSATVQQIARKNAEAWRSFFSLLRKKRNKELPNWFKPRPPNYLKEDGKRKPLIVLRNDQYKIEGNKLILKGLGKFGKLEIQFKGRIHLKGKQGRLEITYDEVKRKWYAHISFTVEEKLEGEEWVALPRQPKGNLSAGIKSIDFYWRKGMADYQSKLNKSGAKTSRKLKRMHEKAKLQAKHYINTAVRQTVRKLYELGVSRIVVGYPKGIARNSDKGKKQNFLLSHIWRFNYVIKRLTEVAEEYCIQVELVDEAYTSKICPVCGRPHEGARFVRGLFKCPETGFVFNADLVGAFNILKKKVKTITPNLGGLYAQGRGNWPKARPGGFERTTLTGSLMKTPQTFPPVG
- a CDS encoding exosome complex RNA-binding protein Csl4: MDEKNGAKNGDIVLPGDYLGVIEEYFPGEGVKEENGELYAVRAGKVVIDQDRMEISVEPVTDTPPLPQVGDVVIANVIEVKPQAAIVQLIKIEGRDDDREIATSKLAGIHISKVRDGYVEGMSTEFKVGDIVRARVVATEKSPIQLSTKGPDLGVVYALCSRCRTPLVRRGDKLICPRCGSVETRKLSTLYRKMRV
- a CDS encoding DUF2067 family protein, with the protein product MARAKKVITIHVRDDREKEEFMRELQRLRLPAFIYVHGKLNDLKINVQGTKEDIREAIHRIREIHSRVRAKLYPDKRGLYRYTIDDIFRDAGASVSTPILVKTLQLLGETVEVREGELVTSMPWEELVSLTGTLGGYLSDIALQTTRQIREVVLPAAVAYDLDPEEVIDLLVELGLAEWKEDKFKYELVKNKEQALEMLINHLKGEENED
- a CDS encoding DNA-directed RNA polymerase subunit L, whose product is MKIEVIKREENVLEFYLEGEDHTFANLLNEVLHENKHVTFAGYTIEHPVLMARKPKFRVVTDGKVTPEKALEEAAQKVFDRARAVLDAWKAAIGE
- a CDS encoding ribonuclease III family protein; the protein is MRYERNFTDKGLSKFGDSLVNFVFSLALSEYLDRPTGERVPNASLTIALELAGLRHVIPPRTDKHGKGDIAEAIFAYAWLEGKITVEEAVEILRENFTEDVTHFSRRKEAIGRAFAEVFKVIGKRLEL